In Persicimonas caeni, a single window of DNA contains:
- a CDS encoding cold-shock protein, translated as MSNRVEGKVKWFNEDKGYGFIERNDGGDDVFLHFNALAQTGFKTIAEDAAVEFDVEMGPKGAKAANVVQL; from the coding sequence ATGTCGAACAGAGTCGAAGGCAAAGTGAAGTGGTTCAACGAAGACAAAGGTTACGGCTTCATCGAGCGCAACGATGGAGGCGATGACGTCTTCTTGCACTTCAACGCGCTCGCACAAACCGGGTTCAAAACCATCGCCGAAGACGCCGCCGTCGAATTCGACGTCGAGATGGGCCCGAAAGGCGCCAAAGCTGCAAACGTGGTCCAGCTCTGA